In Oryza brachyantha chromosome 2, ObraRS2, whole genome shotgun sequence, a single window of DNA contains:
- the LOC102705601 gene encoding U1 small nuclear ribonucleoprotein C-1, whose protein sequence is MPRYYCDYCDTYLTHDSPSVRKQHNAGYKHKANVRTYYQQFEEQQTQSLIDQRIKEHLGQAAAFQVGAPFNQHLLSFPGGVPRPRLPILPTPGMPHGVPQAPGAPLMPGMRPPILPAPIPGYPGAPNAPTMPQAVPVPGSMPMQMAPLPRPPTLPPPTSGAPGAPIPNSGAPPVMYQPNPPQPQPTGPTSGAPAGAPQAPFSYAQPPEGNH, encoded by the exons atgCCTCG GTACTATTGCGATTACTGCGACACCTACCTGACACATGACTCT CCATCTGTCCGTAAGCAACACAATGCTGGGTACAAACATAAG GCAAATGTTCGAACCTACTATCAGCAATTTGAGGAGCAGCAAACTCAAAGTTTGATTGATCAAAGAATTAAAGAACATCTGGGGCAAGCTGCAGCTTTTCAAGTTGGTGCTCCTTTCAATCAACATCTGCTCTCATTTCCAGGAGGCGTGCCTCGTCCTCGTCTTCCAATTCTTCCAACACCTGGCATGCCACATGGTGTTCCTCAAGCACCTGGTGCACCGTTGATGCCAGGCATGAGGCCTCCTATTTTACCGGCTCCTATCCCAG GTTATCCTGGTGCTCCCAATGCTCCGACCATGCCACAAGCAGTTCCTGTACCTGGTTCCATGCCTATGCAGATGGCACCTCTCCCAAGGCCTCCAACACTACCACCTCCAACATCTGGAGCCCCAGGGGCCCCCATTCCCAACAGTGGGGCTCCTCCAGTCATGTACCAACCAAATCCACCGCAACCGCAACCTACAGGCCCGACTTCTGGTGCTCCAGCAGGAGCCCCACAGGCTCCTTTCTCCTATGCACAACCTCCTGAGGGCAACCACTGA
- the LOC102716931 gene encoding pentatricopeptide repeat-containing protein At3g16010, with translation MARRAPCLLAARGIASSPRLARRVKQTENEIVEMFRTPSPRSKDEVAAISPRYTNSLRVLDERFIRILKIFKWGPDAERALEVLMLRVDHWLVREVMKTDVGVNVKMQFFRWAAKKRNYEHDTSTYMALIRCLELVEQYGEMWKMIQEMVRNPICVVTPMELSEVIRMLGNAKMISKAITVFYQVKARKCQPTAQAYNSMIIMLIHEGQYEKVHELYNEMSNEGHCFPDTVTYSALISAFCKLGRQDSAIRLLNEMKDNRMQPTAKIYTMIMSLLFKLDNVHGALSLFEEMRCMYCRPDVYTYTELIRGLGKAGRIDEAYHFFHEMQREGCKPDTVVMNNMINFLGKTGRLDDAMKLFEEMGVLRCTPSVVTYNTIIKALFESKSRVSEVLSWFERMKESGISPSPFTYSILIDGFCKTNRIEKAMMLLEEMDEKGFPPCPAAYCSLIDALGKAKRYDLACELFQELKENCGSSSARVYAVMIKHLGKAGRLDDAINLFDEMSKLGCTPNVYAYNALMSGLTRAGMLDEALTTMRKMQERGCVPDINSYNIILNGLAKTGGPHRGMEMLSNMKHSAIKPDAVSYNTVLGALSHAGMFQEAAELMKEMNSLGFEYDLITYSSILEAIGKVDQE, from the exons atggcgcgccgcgcgccgtgccTCCTCGCTGCACGGGGCatcgcctcgtcgcctcgcctcgcgcGGAGGGTGAAGCAGACAG AAAATGAGATTGTTGAAATGTTCCGAACCCCATCTCCTCGGAGCAAGGATGAAGTAGCTGCTATTTCACCAAGGTACACGAATTCTTTGCGTGTATTGGATGAGAGATTCATTAGGATCCTGAAGATATTCAAGTGGGGCCCTGATGCTGAGAGGGCATTGGAGGTCCTCATGCTGAGAGTTGATCACTGGTTGGTACGAGAGGTCATGAAAACTGACGTTGGGGTTAATGTGAAGATGCAGTTCTTTAGATGGGCTGCAAAGAAGAGGAATTATGAGCATGACACATCCACTTACATGGCCTTGATACGTTGCTTAGAGCTAGTAGAGCAGTATGGTGAGATGTGGAAGATGATCCAAGAAATGGTACGCAATCCTATTTGTGTTGTCACCCCAATGGAACTTTCAGAGGTAATCCGGATGCTGGGAAATGCCAAGATGATCAGCAAGGCAATTACAGTCTTTTATCAAGTCAAGGCACGGAAGTGTCAACCAACTGCTCAGGCATATAATAGCATGATAATCATGTTGATACATGAGGGGCAATATGAGAAAGTGCATGAACTTTACAATGAGATGAGCAATGAGGGGCATTGCTTCCCGGACACTGTGACTTACAGTGCACTCATTTCTGCTTTCTGCAAACTTGGTCGCCAGGATTCAGCAATTCGGTTGTTGAATGAGATGAAGGATAATAGAATGCAGCCAACTGCTAAGATATATACAATGATAATGTCTTTGTTATTCAAATTGGACAATGTTCATGGAGCATTGAGTTTGTTTGAAGAGATGAGGTGCATGTATTGTCGACCTGATGTGTATACTTATACTGAGTTAATCCGGGGCCTTGGTAAAGCTGGGAGAATTGATGAAGCATATCACTTCTTTCATGAAATGCAACGAGAAGGCTGCAAGCCAGACACAGTAGTCATgaataatatgataaatttcTTAGGCAAGACTGGTCGTTTGGATGATGCTATGAAGTTGTTTGAGGAGATGGGAGTGCTGCGGTGTACTCCAAGTGTGGTGACATACAATACTATAATAAAAGCACTATTTGAATCAAAATCTCGTGTTTCTGAGGTTTTGTCATGGTTTGAGAGAATGAAGGAAAGTGGGATCTCCCCTAGTCCATTCACCTACTCCATCCTGATTGACGGATTCTGCAAAACCAACAGGATAGAAAAGGCCATGATGCTACTAGAGGAGATGGATGAGAAGGGCTTCCCTCCTTGTCCAGCAGCATATTGCAGTCTGATTGATGCTCTTGGAAAAGCTAAGCGTTATGATCTTGCATGTGAGCTTTTCCAGgaactaaaagaaaattgtgGCTCCTCAAGTGCTCGAGTGTATGCAGTGATGATAAAACACTTAGGGAAGGCTGGGCGTCTGGATGATGCCATAAACCTTTTTGATGAGATGAGCAAACTTGGTTGCACTCCTAATGTCTATGCATACAATGCTCTCATGTCTGGATTAACAAGAGCAGGTATGCTTGATGAAGCTCTTACTACAATGAGAAAAATGCAAGAGCGCGGATGTGTCCCTGATATTAACTCATACAATATTATCCTGAATGGACTGGCAAAAACAGGAGGCCCTCATCGTGGGATGGAGATGCTTTCTAACATGAAACATTCTGCAATAAAACCAGATGCTGTGTCATATAATACTGTTCTTGGTGCGTTGAGTCATGCTGGCATGTTTCAGGAGGCAGCTGAGCTGATGAAAGAGATGAATTCATTGGGGTTTGAGTATGATCTTATTACTTATTCATCTATACTTGAGGCAATTGGAAAGGTTGATCAAGAATAA